The nucleotide window TCAGCGATGATGTCGTCGCAAAAATTTAGAGAAGCTCCAGTCCGTCCAGCTCCGTCCCGGGGCGGTACGTACCCATAATGCGTGCCAAACCTCACTTTTCGAGCCTCACGCAGTTCGACCCGCTTGCTTAGCAAATCATGGACTGACACTACTTGCCTAGCCCACAGTAGGTACTTCGGTACATGCACATGCGCATCTAATTGTGAATTTAGTGCTTCAACTGCTGCGCTGGAGCAGCTCGGCTCTTCCACCGAGCGCTCGGTTTCTCATCCGCACCTCCAACAAATGCCCCCCGGACCCATGCTCAGCCCACCCTGTCGTTTCTCTCATTGGTCAAAGGGTCCGGTTCTGGATGTAATCGCGGGCTATCCACGGCCCGCGGTGCTGTTTTCCAGCGTTTTTGCTTGAACGCGCCGGGGACCCCAAAGGCCAGGGAGGGCATGGTTGGGGAACGTGGGACCGGAGGCGGCTTCCCTATTGCTGGCTCATCAGCATCGCTCAATTATCGCTCGTCCTCGATCCCCTTCGGTGCGCGCTTATCAGCGGATCGCCCGATAAGGTCAGTCTCCCTTCCCTCGTCGGACGGATCCTTTCCGTACGATTAGTCTACCTACTGTAGGTCTTTCActcacactctctctgtcACCTCTCTGCGCGCCAGGGATCTCGCACCCAACCGAAAGGGTTTCTTGGTGTCTTGGTGAGGTGTCTGAGTGTTTTTGGGCGGCAGATGAATGAACGAACGGTCCAGCGCTCTGGAGGGGGGCCGACTCAGGAATCGTATCCCTGGGGGACGCTCTGCTACCTACCTCCCCAGAGAATCTGTACAGTACTTACACATGGGTACGTATCCGTACTTCGAGTCGATAAGTACCTAAGTAGGTAGCCCTTCCATAGTACAGACAGCCAAAAGGTACAAGAAAGAAGATTCAAGGGCGGATGGCAGCCGGCACCGGTTCTGTTCCTCACCGACACGTCCGCATTGAAGCGTCCAGTAGGCGCCGGTCGCTCTCTTTCTCGCCCCCCTCGCTCTTTACCTCATTTTGTTTTGTCTTGCAAAACAAAAACGTCTGGTCTTTTTCCAAGGAGTCCGTTGCGAAGAAAGGCACCTGCACGGGGTGTTTTGAATCGGGACAGTTCGAGGGTTCGCTTTTATCCCGAGTCGCATCTCGGATCTATAAGTGGCGACAAGGGTGTTGCTGCTCGACCTACACAACGATATCGGGCCACTATCCGAGCCAACATTTCTTCTATACGGAtacacacgcgcgcgcacgACTCTCACCACCAcgccgcttcttcttcttatcttccttccttccttcttcacttcttcctttttccttctcctttacctctctcccttttctatctcctctcttcctcaaGTCACACACACCCTTGGACCTCGGCGAGTCTTACGGCATTTTCAATTCATCTTTGAATTGCCACTCACAAAACCCGCCtatcctccctccctcccacaATGGCATCATTGAGAttgcccctcccccgccagcTTCGGCTGGTAgctccgaggtcgagggTTCTCGCCCGGCAGACGCCGTTGGCCTCGTGGGTTTGCAACTCATGCGCCTCCAACTCGGCCGTGACCTCTCGGGTCCCCCGTGTGAGGaccttcagcgccatcacATCCCTCCAGAACGCCACGAGCGCGAGGATCCCCTCGGTTGACGCCTCCCTTGAACCGCTCCAGAGGCCCGAGTCGTTCATCCCCCGCCACATCGGCCCTGACGTCCAtgacgccgaggccatgcTCAAGGCGCTTGACCCTCCCGCCAACTCCATTGATGAGTTTATTGCCCAGGTTCTTCCCGCGGATATCCTCTCCGAGAGGAAGACCTTCGCCTGGGACACCGAGGGCCCGACGGATGAGAGCAAGATCCTGGCGCGGGCCACCGCCTGGGCCAAGGCTAACGAGGCCGCTCCCTTGCCTTTGATCGGCGCTGGATACAACCCCAGTGTCACGCCCCGTGTTATTCAGACCAACGTCCTGGAAAGCCCGGCTTGGTACACCAGCTACACCCCTTACCAGCCGGAAATCAGCCAGGGACGTCTCGAGTCGCTCCTCAACTACCAGACCATGGTCTGCGACCTGACCGGTCTCCCCATCTCCAATGCCAGTCTCCTGGACGAggggacggcggccgccgaggccatgacCTTGTCGATGAACGCTCTATCTGCCTCCCGTGCCAAGAGGCCCGGCAAGACCTTTGTTGTCTCCCACCTCGTTCACCCCCAGTCCATTTCCGTTCTCAAGAGCAGAGCCCAGGGATTCGGCATCAAGGTCGAGACCCTCGATGTCAGCACCGCCGAGACCCAGGAGAAGATCAAGGCCCTGGGACAGGACTTGGTCGGTGTCATGATCCAGTACCCCGACACCAGGGGCAAGGTTGAGGACTTCCGGGGCCTTTCCGAGCTCGTTCACGAGCAGGGTGCCCTGCTCAGCGCCGCGACCGACCTTCTGGCCCTGACGGTCCTTACGCCTCCTGGCGAGTGGGGTGCCGACATTGCTTTTGGAAGCGCCCAGCGCTTCGGTGTGcccctcggcttcggcggaccccacgccgccttcttcgccgtcaaggaggcccACAAGCGCCGCATCCCCGGCCGCTTGGTTGGTGTCTCCAAGGACCGCAGCGGCCGCCGGGCCCTGAGATTGGCTCTGCAGACCCGCGAGCAGCACATCCGCCGTGAGAAGGCCACCAGCAACGTCTGCACCGCACAGGCTCTTCTGGCCAACATGGCTGCGCTGTTCGCCGTCTACCACGGCCCCGAGGGGCTCAAGGAGATCGCCTCGAGACTGGTCCGGCTTGCTCGcggcgtccaggccgtcgccgaggccgccggcctggagACTGAGCAGAGCGGTGCCAgccccgacggcaaggttTTGTTCGACACTGTCGTGATCAAGGCTGGCGATCGCGCCCAGAACATCTTGGCCGAGGCTAAGAAGGCTGGTCTGGGCTTCCGCGACTATGGAAACGGTGATATTGGCATCAGTGTTAACGAGACGGTCAACGAGGAAGTCTTCCACACCATCGCCACCGTCCTCGGCAAAGCCACCGGCGCCCAGACCGCCGAGGTCGCGAGCAAGGCCTACGGCGCCCTCACCCAGGACATTGCGGAACTGCTGCCCGAGTCTCTCCGTCGCCAGTCTGCCTACCTCACCCACCCCGTCTTCAACACCCACCGCAGTGAGACGGAGATCCTCCGCTACATCCATCACCTCCAGTCCAAGGACCTGTCCCTCGTCCACTCCATGATCCCTCTCGGATCCTGCACCATGAAGCTGAACAGCGCGACCGAGATGGCGCTCATCTCCCTCCCCGGCTTCTCCACGATCCACCCCCACACGCCCATGAGCGAGCTCAAGGGCTACACGGCCCTGATCGACAGCCTGTCGGAGCAGCTCAAGGGCATCACCGCCATGGACGCCGTCTCCCTGCAGCCCAACTCGGGCGCCCAGGGCGAGTTCGCCGGCCTGCGCGTCATCCGCAAGTacctcgagcagcagccgggCAAGAAGCGTGACATCTGCCTGATCCCGGTCTCGGCCCACGGCACCAACCctgcctcggccgccatggccggcaTGCGCGTCGTCCCCATCAAGTGCGACCAGAAGACGGGTAACCTGGACATTGAGGACCTGGAAGCCAAGTGCAAGAagcacgccgacgagctcggtgCCTTCATGGTCACGTACCCCAGCACCTACGGAGTCTTCGAGCCCAGTGTCAAGAAGGCCTGCGACCTCGTTCACCAATACGGTGGTCAGGTGTACATGGACGGCGCCAACATGAACGCCCAGATCGGCATCTGCTCGCCTGGCGAGATCGGGGCCGACGTCTGCCATCTCAACCTCCACAAGACCTTCTGCATCCctcacggcggcggcggtcccgGTGTTGGACCCATCTGCGTCAAGGAGCACCTCGGCCCTTACCTGCCCGGCCGCTCGCCCGAGGCCGGGGAGGCCATGGTGGCCAGCGCGCCGTACGGCAGCGCCGGCATTCTGCCCATCAGCTGGGCGTACAACGCGCTCATGGGCAACGACGGCCTGCGCCTCGCGACCAAGGCGGCCATCCTCAACGCCAACTACATCCTCGCGCGCCTCAAGCCGCACTACAAGATCCTCTACACCAACGAGAACGGCCGGTGCGCGCACGAGTTCATCCTCGACGCGCGGCCGTTCAGCGCGACGGCGGGCATCGAGGCGATCGATATCGCCAAGCGCCTCCAGGACTACGGCTTCCAcgcgccgacgatgagctgGCCCGTGAGCAACACGCTCATGATTGAGCCGACGGAGAGCGAGAGcaaggaggagctcgaccgCTTCATCGACACGCTCATCAGCATCCGTCAGGAGAtccgcgaggtcgaggagggcaagcAGCCCCGAGAGGGCAACGTCCTCAAAATGGCGCCTCACCCGCAGATGGACGTCAtcctgggcgacggcgagggcaaaTGGGACCGCCCTTACACCCGCGAGAAGGCGGTGTACCCGCTGCCGCAcctgaaggagaagaagttcTGGCCCAGCGTGGGTCGCATCGACGACAGTGAGTGTTTCCCTTGTCCCCTTTTGCAAAGGTGCATCCGTGTTACAGAAGACTAACAGAGAGACACAGCATACGGTGACCTGAACCTCTTCTGCACGTGCCCTCCCGTTGTGGACACGACGCAAGAGTAAATGGATGATTTTGCATCTGATAGACCATGATACCAGCAGGACGATGTAGAATCGTGACTGCATGACATACACGCAAAGCGAACAACACGTTTGCAAGCCTAGAGGTTCGAACGTAATTCAACATCCAAGACGGCTGTCCTCTTTCACCCGGACAACCAAATGTTCAAAGTTCGGGCCTTCTTTTTTTCAACATTTCTTCCCCCATCATCTCTTATAGCAAGCGAATGGAGGGATATGAGTTCCTACGATTTCAACAGGGAAAAATTCTTAGACGCATTACACTCATGCATGGTAGGGTTTGGGtttgggaggagggggccgGGCGCATTGGGGCGAACCGGCGGGAGTTCAACGACATCACACAGCCCGGAGGGTTGTTTCGTTTGGTattggttttttttcttcgtttTCTTTGTGGGACATTGTGACGCAACAACGTAGGAAGACTGGCGGGCGCTTGTAGCCGGAAAATGCGAACCAACATCTACAACATTGACTTGCTCCACGTGCGTGTTGCGAAGGGTTTCCGCGACTAACTGGCCGCGGTTGTTGCGGCTAGTCATTCAAGAGCGACGGTGTACGATAATGGGCCCAAGGGCAGCGACGACTGCGAATCGCTGGCTTACCAAGATGGCTGATCACGAATTGCAGACGCACCTGAGGGGATCGTCAGCCGGTCTAGCTGCTTTCCCTCATCTCTTGTCACAAACCCGGACCGGCATGTTACACAAAACCCAGACTCGAGAAgcggccttggcgatctCCGCCCGCGAGTCACGGGCGACGTTGACGTGACTGCACATcgggggaagagggcgatCAATCCAACGCAGAGAGGCTGAACCGAGGCAGCGGCTGCTTTGACGCATGAATCGGGGCAGAGTTCAAAACTCAAAGCTTGACGACCGAATGCGCCGTTGCATTTGCTGAGCATTGGAGCGGGCGGAGAACCTACTCCGTCGTGCGTGAATCGGTATTGAATGCTTCAGCGTGAATGTTGCAGCCGCGTGGATACTGTATGTAATACTTGAGAATaagtgagagtgaggagTGGGGAGTGAGATGTGAGATGATACTCATAAACGCAGTGCGTGAGTGAGCTGGTGATGAGTGACAGCTGCGCTTATCGAACACACGGCTTACATAAAACAAATACCCCTCATTCGGTGGTGGGGCATCCATATTCCAGGTACCCAACGACCGCCGCTCGGCCGCTGTAGCAGCAGTGAACGAGTGACGTCTCGCGTGCCTCGAAGAAAGAAGCCAACCGACCTTTTTCCTTGAGCATTTTGGACGTTGCCGCTGCAAGAGCATTTAACGGGTCGCCTGTTTCCACAGTCGCAGCGTCTGCCACACCGCAGGAtcagaaaaaaaagagggaagaaaaacaTTGGGGAGCCTCAGGTCCTTTCCGtcttttcccttcttccttcttcttcttcttctctcgctctctctgTGGAAGAAAGTCCTCGCAAATCCCGCGCTGCATGACTCGACTCGGCTTCGTCCCCGATCCGTACGACGCATCATACATACTACAGACACGACGCATTTGTCGGGCCGATTGACGACTCACGAACACGTAGTGGTAGCTTCAACCTCTATCCTCCCTGCCGCTTAACGCTTGCGGAGATATCTCGTGTTTCCCGTCCAGCAtaccacaaccacaacctCTAGCTCCAGAAGTGTTTCCACGACTTCGACAGTCGTTGGACTAACATCATCTCCCACCATGGTTGCTTCCGAGCTGTCGCAGGCGGCGCGCGCTGAGAAGGCCGACCCCCAGTCGTCGCAGCGGGCAGCCCAGCATAATGAAcaggtgccggcgccgcctttGGTGAACCGCGTCGGCCAGAGCAAGAGCCCCTACGTGCGGAGCcacgccgagggccgcgtCGCCTGgcagctgctcgacgacgaggccatcgagagGGCCAGGAAGGAGAACAAGCTGATCTTCCTGCACATCGGCTTCAAAGCCTGCCACTGTAAGCGACCGCGTGCCCGAGAACACGTCCGTCCGTTCGTCTGTCCGTTCCGGCAAGGGCGCTGACCACCCCCCGCCATTACAGATTCCCGACTTACATCCACCGAGTGCTTCACCCACCGAGAATGCGCCACCATCCTGAACGAGTCGTTCAtccccgtcatcgtcgaccgCGAGGAACGTCCGGAGCTCGACACCATCTACATGAACTACGTGCAGGCCGTCAGCGGATCCGGCGGCTGGCCTTTGAACCTCTTCCTGACCCCCGACCTCGAAcccgtcttcggcggcaCATACTACCCGGCCCCGGGCCCGAACAGCGGCGGCtctgacgacgaggagcgtCTGGACTTCCTGGCCATTCTGCGCaagctgcagaaggtctGGAGGGAGCAGGAGGGCCGGTGCAGGCAGGAGGCCAGGGAGGTTGTGGTTAAGCTCCACGACTTCGCAGCCGAGGGCACTCTCGGGACCGCCACGGTCCAGCCAGGCGTCGCTGGCTCCCAGATCTCGGCGATTGGCAGATCCGAGACGGGGCTGGAGCTTCCCGGGACCGGCAggacggccgccgcggtgTCGAGCGAGCTCGACCTGGACCAGTTGGAGGAGGCCTACACGCACATCGCCGGGACCTTCGACCCCGTCTACGGCGGATTCGGCCTGGCTCCCAAGTTCCCGACCCCGCCGAAGCTGTCTTTCCTCCTGCGGCTGCCGCGCTATCTCGCGCCGGTCCAAGATGTGGTGGGCGAGACGGAATGCGCGCACGCCACCGAGATGGCGCTCTTCACACTGCGCAAGATCCGGGACAGCAGCCTGCGCGACCACGTCGGAGGCTGCGGATTCGCGCGATACTCCGTTACGGCGGACTGGAGCGTCCCTCGCTTCGAGAAGCTCATCGCACACAACGCGCTGCTTCTGGGTCTCTACCTGGACGCATGGCTGATTGCTaccggcggcgagaaggacGCAGAGTTCTTCGACGTCGTGGTGGAGCTGGTCGACTACCTCACCAGTGCCCCGATCAGCCTACCCGAGGGCGGTTACGTCTCGAGCGAGGCCGCGGACTCGTACTACCGGCGCGGCGACAGGCACATGCGAGAGGGCGCCTACAACCTGTGGACACGGAGGGAGTTCGACACGGTGATCGGGGACGACCATGAGGCCGCGCTGGCTGCATCGTACTGGAACGTTCTCGAGCACGGCAACGTTGAGCCCGACCAGGACCCCAATGACGAGTTCATGAACGAGAACATCCTACgcgtcgtcaaggacgtGTCGGAGATTGGGCGGCAGGCCGGCATCTCGGTGGACGAAGTCAAGCGGGTGGTGTCGTCAGCCAAGCAGAAGCTCAAGGCGCACAGGGAGAAGGAGCGCGTGCGGCCCGAGGTCGACACCAAGCTGATCGTGGGACGCAATGGTCTGGTGATATCCGCCCTCGCGAGAGCCGGGCTGGCCTTGGCGACCGTCGATGCGACGAGGAGCCAGGCGGCCATTGCGTCCGCGAGCAGGGCAGCCGAGTTCATCAGGACCAATCTCTGGGATCAGACGGACAGGATCTTGTACAGGATATGGAacgacggccgcggcgacACCAAGGGCCTGGCGGAAGACTACGCTTACCTCATCGAGGGACTCATTAGTCTCTACGAGGCGACCGCGGATGAGAAATGGATAGGATTCGCCGATGAGCTTCAGAGTAAGCTCCCACCCCacctccttcccccc belongs to Colletotrichum higginsianum IMI 349063 chromosome 5, whole genome shotgun sequence and includes:
- a CDS encoding Glycine dehydrogenase: MASLRLPLPRQLRLVAPRSRVLARQTPLASWVCNSCASNSAVTSRVPRVRTFSAITSLQNATSARIPSVDASLEPLQRPESFIPRHIGPDVHDAEAMLKALDPPANSIDEFIAQVLPADILSERKTFAWDTEGPTDESKILARATAWAKANEAAPLPLIGAGYNPSVTPRVIQTNVLESPAWYTSYTPYQPEISQGRLESLLNYQTMVCDLTGLPISNASLLDEGTAAAEAMTLSMNALSASRAKRPGKTFVVSHLVHPQSISVLKSRAQGFGIKVETLDVSTAETQEKIKALGQDLVGVMIQYPDTRGKVEDFRGLSELVHEQGALLSAATDLLALTVLTPPGEWGADIAFGSAQRFGVPLGFGGPHAAFFAVKEAHKRRIPGRLVGVSKDRSGRRALRLALQTREQHIRREKATSNVCTAQALLANMAALFAVYHGPEGLKEIASRLVRLARGVQAVAEAAGLETEQSGASPDGKVLFDTVVIKAGDRAQNILAEAKKAGLGFRDYGNGDIGISVNETVNEEVFHTIATVLGKATGAQTAEVASKAYGALTQDIAELLPESLRRQSAYLTHPVFNTHRSETEILRYIHHLQSKDLSLVHSMIPLGSCTMKLNSATEMALISLPGFSTIHPHTPMSELKGYTALIDSLSEQLKGITAMDAVSLQPNSGAQGEFAGLRVIRKYLEQQPGKKRDICLIPVSAHGTNPASAAMAGMRVVPIKCDQKTGNLDIEDLEAKCKKHADELGAFMVTYPSTYGVFEPSVKKACDLVHQYGGQVYMDGANMNAQIGICSPGEIGADVCHLNLHKTFCIPHGGGGPGVGPICVKEHLGPYLPGRSPEAGEAMVASAPYGSAGILPISWAYNALMGNDGLRLATKAAILNANYILARLKPHYKILYTNENGRCAHEFILDARPFSATAGIEAIDIAKRLQDYGFHAPTMSWPVSNTLMIEPTESESKEELDRFIDTLISIRQEIREVEEGKQPREGNVLKMAPHPQMDVILGDGEGKWDRPYTREKAVYPLPHLKEKKFWPSVGRIDDTYGDLNLFCTCPPVVDTTQE
- a CDS encoding Duf255 domain protein encodes the protein MVASELSQAARAEKADPQSSQRAAQHNEQVPAPPLVNRVGQSKSPYVRSHAEGRVAWQLLDDEAIERARKENKLIFLHIGFKACHYSRLTSTECFTHRECATILNESFIPVIVDREERPELDTIYMNYVQAVSGSGGWPLNLFLTPDLEPVFGGTYYPAPGPNSGGSDDEERLDFLAILRKLQKVWREQEGRCRQEAREVVVKLHDFAAEGTLGTATVQPGVAGSQISAIGRSETGLELPGTGRTAAAVSSELDLDQLEEAYTHIAGTFDPVYGGFGLAPKFPTPPKLSFLLRLPRYLAPVQDVVGETECAHATEMALFTLRKIRDSSLRDHVGGCGFARYSVTADWSVPRFEKLIAHNALLLGLYLDAWLIATGGEKDAEFFDVVVELVDYLTSAPISLPEGGYVSSEAADSYYRRGDRHMREGAYNLWTRREFDTVIGDDHEAALAASYWNVLEHGNVEPDQDPNDEFMNENILRVVKDVSEIGRQAGISVDEVKRVVSSAKQKLKAHREKERVRPEVDTKLIVGRNGLVISALARAGLALATVDATRSQAAIASASRAAEFIRTNLWDQTDRILYRIWNDGRGDTKGLAEDYAYLIEGLISLYEATADEKWIGFADELQKAQIDIFYDSPSAAEPAASRSNCGAFYTTAETAPHTILRLKDGMDTALPSTNAVSVSNLFRLGVLLSDETYTAVARESINAFEAEILQYPWLFPGLLSGVVTARLGGVTWVIVRDGGGGDDALTQRLLRKLSLEARGGLRNVILLKSGGDDLLARRSPVLSELARTPGTYCLENGVYRPITDADAA